One Ahaetulla prasina isolate Xishuangbanna chromosome 17, ASM2864084v1, whole genome shotgun sequence genomic window carries:
- the LOC131186534 gene encoding V-type proton ATPase catalytic subunit A-like: MDFSKLPKIGDAEKENELGFVHGVSGPVVIACKMAGAAMYELVRVGHFELVGEIIRLDGDLATIQVYEETSGVCVGDPVLRTGKPLSVVLGPGIMGSIFDGIQRPLKDITELTKSIYIPRGINISALSRDLKWDFKPSSNIRVGSHLTGGDIYGMVHENSLIKHLIMVPPRSRGTVTHVAPAGNYDISDVVLELDFEGAKEKLTMMQVWPVRQIRPVSEKLPANHPLLTGQRVLDALFPCVQGGTTAIPGAFGCGKTVISQSLSKYSNSDVIIYVGCGERGNEMSEVLRDFPELTMEVDGKTETIMKRTSLVANTSNMPVAAREASIYTGITLSEYFRDMGYHVSMMADSTSRWAEALREISGRLAEMPADSGYPAYLGARLASFYERAGRVKCLGSPEREGSISIVGAVSPPGGDFSDPVTSATLGIVQVFWGLDKKLAQRKHFPSVNWLISYSKYTRALDEHYERLYPEFISLRTKAKEILQEEEDLAEIVQLVGKASLAESDKITLEVAKLIKDDFLQQNGYSSYDRFCPFYKTVGMLQNMITFYELARHAVESTAQSEHKITWAIIRENLGDIMYKLSSMKFQDPGKDGEAKIKASYAQLNEEMQNAFRNLED, encoded by the exons ATGGATTTCTCCAAACTTCCCAAGATCGGGGATGCGGAAAAGGAGAACGAATTGGGGTTTGTCCATGGTGTTTCCGGGCCTG TCGTGATTGCCTGCAAGATGGCCGGCGCAGCGATGTACGAGCTGGTCCGTGTTGGCCACTTTGAATTGGTGGGTGAGATAATCCGGCTGGACGGAGACCTGGCCACCATCCAAGTGTACGAGGAGACCT CGGGGGTCTGTGTGGGGGACCCCGTGCTGCGAACGGGGAAGCCGCTCTCCGTGGTCCTGGGGCCTGGGATCATGGGCTCCATCTTTGACGGGATCCAGCGTCCTCTGAAGGACATCACCGAGCTTACCAAGAGCATCTACATTCCCCGGGGGATCAACATCTCCGCTTTATCCCGAGACCTGAAGTGGGACTTTAAGCCGAGTTCCAACATCCGG GTTGGGAGCCATTTAACTGGAGGGGACATTTATGGGATGGTGCATGAAAATTCCCTCATCAAGCATCTGATCATGGTGCCACCCAGAAGCCGTGGCACCGTCACCCACGTTGCCCCAGCTGGGAACTACGACATTTCG GATGTGGTGTTGGAACTTGACTTCGAGGGCGCCAAGGAGAAATTGACCATGATGCAAGTCTGGCCCGTCCGACAGATCCGTCCGGTGTCCGAAAAGCTCCCGGCCAATCATCCACTGCTTACTGGCCAGAGAGTTCTGGATGCGCTCTTTCC GTGTGTCCAAGGTGGCACCACAGCCATCCCAGGCGCCTTTGGATGTGGGAAGACGGTCATCTCCCAGTCTCTGTCCAAGTACTCCAACAGTGATGTCATCATCTACGTGGGCTGCGGAGAGCGTGGGAACGAGATGTCAGAGGTGCTCAGGGACTTTCCCGAG CTCACCATGGAAGTAGATGGGAAGACAGAGACCATCATGAAGAGGACCTCGCTGGTGGCCAATACCTCCAATATGCCTGTGGCTGCTCGGGAAGCCTCCATTTACACgg GAATCACCCTCTCTGAATACTTCCGGGACATGGGATACCACGTTAGCATGATGGCTGATTCAACTTCCCGCTGGGCGGAAGCCCTGCGCGAGATTTCTGGACGTTTGGCTGAAATGCCTGCag ACAGTGGGTACCCGGCATATCTGGGCGCCCGCTTGGCATCCTTCTACGAACGGGCCGGCCGGGTCAAGTGCCTGGGCAGTCCCGAGCGAGAGGGGAGCATCAGTATCGTTGGAGC GGTGTCCCCTCCTGGCGGGGATTTCTCAGATCCGGTGACCTCTGCGACCCTGGGGATTGTCCAG GTCTTTTGGGGCCTGGACAAGAAGCTGGCTCAGCGGAAGCATTTCCCGTCGGTCAACTGGCTGATCAGCTACAGCAAATACACGCGGGCACTGGACGAGCACTACGAGCGGCTCTACCCGGAGTTCATCTCCCTGCGGACCAAGGCCAAGGAGAtcctgcaggaggaggaggacctgGCTGAGATTGTCCAGCTGGTGGGAAAG GCGTCTCTTGCTGAAAGCGACAAGATCACCCTGGAGGTAGCCAAGCTGATCAAAGATGACTTTTTGCAGCAAAATGGTTACTCTTCCTACGACAG GTTCTGCCCTTTCTACAAGACGGTGGGCATGCTGCAGAACATGATAACTTTTTACGAGCTGGCTCGCCACGCTGTGGAGTCGACAGCCCAATCGGAGCACAAGATCACCTGGGCCATCATACGGGAGAACCTGGGCGACATCATGTACAAGCTCAGCTCCATGAAGTTCCAG GATCCCGGAAAGGATGGCGAGGCCAAGATAAAAGCCAGCTATGCTCAGCTGAACGAGGAGATGCAGAACGCCTTCCGTAACTTGGAGGACTAA